A genome region from Chloroflexota bacterium includes the following:
- a CDS encoding pitrilysin family protein, with protein MYQKSVLDNKLRVVTSSMPHTRSVSVGVFIGAGSRYEKAEQAGISHFIEHLCFKGTERRRTAKEISESIEGVGGLLNGGTDKELTIYWCKVARTHFSLAVDILADMLSYSRFDPEEIEKERQVIIEEINMCLDSPQQRVDLLIDEVMWPNHPLGRDIAGTRTTVGKLMREDMLRHFDSQYLANNTVVSVAGDISHQEVVASMEETFGHWKKGIRQEWYAADSPQQEPRLRVERRDTEQAHFCLALPGLSLQHPDRFALDLLNAVLGEGMSSRLFLEIRENRGLAYAIHSYADHFLDTGALIVYAGIDPRQLPGCVEAVLAELNQLKREEVPKDELKKAKEFCKGRLLLRMEDTRSVSGWLGGQEFLLGNILTVDEVVSIIDSIQVDDMIRVARELFVPERLNLAVVGPVEEKDIQGLLHL; from the coding sequence GTGTATCAGAAAAGCGTTCTTGACAACAAGTTGAGAGTGGTAACGTCTAGCATGCCTCACACGCGTTCTGTGTCTGTGGGCGTGTTTATCGGTGCTGGTTCCCGTTACGAGAAGGCTGAACAGGCAGGGATATCCCACTTCATTGAGCATCTCTGCTTCAAAGGCACCGAGCGCAGACGCACGGCCAAAGAGATATCGGAGTCAATTGAAGGTGTTGGCGGATTGCTTAACGGCGGTACTGACAAGGAACTGACCATCTACTGGTGCAAGGTTGCCCGTACACATTTTTCACTGGCTGTAGATATCCTGGCCGATATGCTGTCTTACTCCAGGTTTGATCCTGAAGAGATCGAGAAGGAGAGACAGGTAATTATCGAGGAGATCAACATGTGCCTCGATTCCCCTCAACAGCGGGTGGACTTGCTCATTGACGAAGTCATGTGGCCGAACCATCCCCTGGGGAGAGATATCGCTGGAACCAGGACCACGGTGGGCAAACTGATGCGGGAGGATATGCTCCGCCACTTTGACAGCCAGTATCTGGCCAACAATACAGTTGTGAGCGTTGCTGGTGACATCAGCCACCAGGAAGTGGTAGCCAGCATGGAAGAAACCTTTGGACATTGGAAAAAGGGCATACGGCAGGAGTGGTATGCGGCTGACAGCCCACAGCAGGAGCCACGATTGCGAGTCGAGCGGCGCGACACAGAGCAGGCTCATTTTTGCCTCGCCCTGCCGGGCCTGTCACTCCAACATCCCGACCGATTCGCCTTAGACCTGCTCAATGCTGTGCTCGGTGAGGGCATGAGCAGCCGCCTCTTTCTGGAGATCAGGGAGAATAGAGGGCTGGCCTATGCCATCCACAGCTATGCAGACCACTTCCTGGATACAGGCGCGCTGATCGTCTATGCCGGGATTGACCCCAGACAACTTCCGGGCTGTGTCGAAGCAGTACTGGCAGAACTGAATCAACTGAAAAGGGAGGAGGTGCCCAAAGACGAGTTGAAGAAGGCAAAGGAATTCTGTAAGGGACGCCTGTTGCTGCGTATGGAGGATACGCGGAGCGTGTCTGGCTGGTTGGGGGGACAGGAGTTTTTGCTAGGGAATATTCTCACCGTTGATGAGGTGGTATCCATAATCGACTCTATCCAGGTTGATGACATGATCCGGGTAGCCAGAGAACTGTTTGTGCCAGAGAGGCTTAACCTGGCGGTTGTTGGCCCTGTTGAAGAGAAGGACATCCAGGGGTTGCTCCACCTGTAG
- a CDS encoding CTP synthase, with product MVCFHLKEPTAKYIFITGGVVSSVGKGITAASIGRLIKSRNIAVTIQKLDPYLNVDPGTMSPYQHGEVFVTRDGAETDLDLGHYERFVDIELTTASSVTTGQIYSTVIAKERRGDFLGGTIQVVPHVTNEIKRRIQEVGEENGASVVIVEVGGTVGDIEGLPFLEAIRQMRSDVGRDNVLYIHVTLLPYISSTGELKTKPTQHSVNELRRIGIQPDIIVCRSDYPVPEGMKDKISLFCSVDKRAVIPLMTVPNIYEVPIILEEAGLGNLMMEMLGLPSGDEDMREWRAMVEKMKAPKQPLPIALVGKYVELRDAYMSVREALRHAATRLDQEVDIHWVQSEDIEKDEGYLDRLLGSVQGILIPGGFGDRGIEGMIKAAKYAREHKVPYLGLCLGMQVMVVEFARHVFNSDEPNSTEFSPQTPYPVIDLLPEQREVNGKGGTMRLGAYLCYLQKGSRAAAAYDDPVVYERHRHRFEFNNQFRYTLDEAGLTASGLSPDGKLVEIVELRDHPWMIATQFHPEFKSRPNRPHPLFSDFIKAAKQTMREGAQHPLPLRQGEKGEI from the coding sequence ATTGTTTGTTTTCACCTTAAGGAGCCTACGGCGAAGTATATCTTTATTACTGGTGGTGTGGTCAGTTCTGTAGGGAAAGGGATCACTGCCGCTTCTATAGGCAGGCTAATTAAGAGTCGCAATATCGCCGTCACCATCCAAAAACTGGACCCCTATCTCAACGTCGATCCAGGGACTATGTCCCCATATCAACACGGTGAGGTCTTTGTCACCCGTGATGGTGCTGAAACAGACCTTGACCTGGGCCATTATGAGCGCTTTGTCGATATAGAGCTTACCACCGCGTCAAGCGTCACCACAGGCCAGATCTACAGCACAGTTATCGCCAAGGAAAGGCGAGGCGATTTCCTGGGCGGCACTATCCAGGTAGTGCCCCATGTTACCAATGAGATTAAAAGACGGATCCAAGAGGTGGGAGAGGAGAACGGGGCTTCAGTGGTAATCGTGGAGGTCGGTGGAACGGTGGGCGATATCGAGGGACTTCCATTCCTTGAAGCCATCCGCCAGATGCGTAGCGATGTAGGGCGAGACAATGTGCTCTATATCCATGTGACACTGCTGCCCTATATCTCATCAACCGGGGAGTTAAAGACCAAGCCCACACAACACAGCGTTAATGAGTTGCGTCGCATCGGTATCCAGCCCGATATTATTGTCTGCCGTAGCGACTACCCCGTACCTGAGGGAATGAAGGATAAGATATCCCTCTTCTGCAGCGTAGATAAGAGGGCAGTAATACCTCTCATGACTGTGCCAAATATTTATGAGGTTCCTATTATCCTTGAGGAGGCCGGGCTGGGTAACCTGATGATGGAAATGCTGGGGCTACCTTCCGGCGACGAGGATATGCGCGAATGGCGGGCCATGGTAGAAAAAATGAAGGCCCCCAAGCAACCACTGCCTATCGCCCTGGTGGGCAAATATGTGGAGCTTCGGGATGCGTATATGTCGGTGCGGGAGGCGCTTCGTCACGCTGCCACACGCCTCGATCAAGAGGTGGATATCCACTGGGTTCAATCTGAGGACATCGAAAAGGACGAGGGGTACCTGGACAGACTTCTCGGCTCTGTGCAGGGGATACTGATCCCTGGAGGCTTCGGCGACAGGGGTATAGAGGGCATGATCAAGGCAGCCAAGTATGCTCGGGAACACAAGGTGCCATACCTGGGCCTCTGCCTGGGGATGCAAGTCATGGTCGTAGAGTTTGCCCGCCATGTTTTCAATTCAGATGAGCCCAATTCTACTGAATTCTCTCCTCAGACTCCATACCCCGTTATCGATCTGCTGCCCGAACAGCGGGAGGTAAATGGGAAAGGGGGGACCATGAGGTTAGGGGCTTATCTCTGTTACCTCCAGAAAGGCAGCCGTGCCGCTGCTGCCTACGACGATCCGGTTGTCTACGAGCGTCACCGCCATCGATTTGAGTTTAATAACCAATTCCGCTATACTTTGGACGAGGCAGGGTTAACTGCCAGCGGTCTTTCCCCTGATGGCAAACTTGTCGAGATAGTTGAGCTCAGAGACCACCCCTGGATGATTGCTACTCAGTTTCATCCTGAATTCAAGTCAAGGCCTAATCGGCCTCATCCCCTTTTTAGTGACTTCATAAAAGCAGCAAAACAGACCATGCGAGAGGGAGCCCAGCATCCTCTGCCCTTGCGCCAGGGGGAGAAAGGGGAAATATAA
- the fsa gene encoding fructose-6-phosphate aldolase, which yields MRLFLDTADIDQVRQAVRLGVISGVTTNPSLVSKAGWTDYKSAVQEICSLVNGPVSVEVLSQEAKSMIEEAKAIATWSPHVVIKIPVCAAGLEATSVLSKDNVRVNLTLCFSLNQALLGALSGAAYVSPFVGRLDDVGQDGMELVADIVKCFDHYKRPTQVIAASIRHPLHCVVAAKAGAHIATVPYSVLMQMINHPLTTTGIARFLEDSQRALGKG from the coding sequence ATGCGCCTTTTTCTGGACACGGCAGATATTGATCAAGTCCGCCAAGCAGTTAGACTGGGTGTTATAAGCGGGGTCACCACGAACCCCAGTCTGGTCTCAAAGGCAGGGTGGACCGATTATAAATCGGCTGTTCAGGAAATCTGCTCCCTGGTGAATGGCCCTGTTTCCGTGGAGGTTCTCAGTCAAGAAGCTAAATCCATGATTGAAGAGGCAAAGGCAATTGCTACCTGGTCGCCCCATGTGGTCATCAAAATCCCCGTCTGTGCTGCGGGCTTAGAGGCTACCTCCGTTCTATCAAAAGATAATGTCAGAGTAAATCTCACCCTCTGTTTCTCTCTTAACCAGGCACTCCTGGGGGCATTGTCAGGGGCCGCTTATGTCAGTCCTTTCGTGGGCAGGCTAGATGATGTAGGTCAGGATGGAATGGAGTTAGTAGCTGATATCGTGAAATGCTTTGATCACTATAAAAGGCCAACCCAGGTGATTGCTGCCAGCATTCGCCACCCGCTGCACTGTGTTGTTGCCGCTAAGGCAGGCGCACATATTGCGACAGTACCCTACAGTGTTTTGATGCAGATGATCAACCATCCGCTTACTACTACTGGTATCGCTCGATTCCTGGAAGACTCACAACGAGCTCTGGGCAAGGGTTAA
- the rho gene encoding transcription termination factor Rho translates to MNFAELGTKKREDLLEIAKDLGISGYSTLKKHELIVSLLQNQAEKEGNIFACGILEITSEGYGFLRGGNLLQGANDVYVSSSQIRRFGLRTGDSVTGQARPPKEGERYQSLLRVELVNDQDPEQSKSRPAFESLTPIFPNKMFNLETTPENLACRLINLIAPIGRGQRGLIVSPPKAGKTILLKQIANAISTNYEDVHIMICLIGERPEEVTDMKRSARGEVISATFDEMVENQTHVAELAMERAKRLVEAGTDVIILLDGITRLTRAYNLGAPSSGRTLSGGIDPAALYHPKHFFGAARNIEEGGSLTILATCLIDTGSRMDDVIYEEFKGTGNMELHLERRLAERRIFPAIDIQRSGTRREELLVDEFTLKQAWLLRRMALMVSSDSSSSTDATQLILDRLAKTKNNAEFLATLNKEI, encoded by the coding sequence ATGAATTTTGCCGAATTAGGTACCAAGAAGAGAGAAGACCTGCTGGAGATAGCCAAAGACCTGGGCATCTCCGGCTACAGCACTCTCAAGAAACACGAACTTATCGTTTCTCTTCTTCAAAATCAGGCAGAGAAGGAAGGCAATATCTTCGCCTGCGGCATATTGGAGATCACCTCCGAAGGTTACGGTTTTCTCCGGGGAGGGAATCTACTGCAGGGAGCCAACGACGTTTACGTTTCCTCGTCTCAAATTCGCCGCTTTGGCCTCCGCACTGGCGACTCCGTGACGGGACAGGCCAGGCCTCCTAAGGAGGGAGAGAGATATCAAAGCCTGCTCCGAGTGGAACTGGTCAATGACCAGGACCCTGAACAATCCAAAAGCCGACCTGCGTTCGAGTCTCTGACCCCCATCTTCCCGAATAAGATGTTCAATCTCGAGACCACCCCCGAGAACCTCGCTTGCAGGCTGATTAACCTTATTGCCCCCATTGGCAGGGGACAGCGCGGGTTGATTGTTTCCCCTCCCAAGGCAGGCAAGACGATCCTTCTCAAGCAGATCGCCAATGCCATCTCCACTAACTATGAAGATGTGCATATTATGATCTGTCTCATCGGTGAGAGACCTGAAGAGGTAACCGACATGAAACGTTCGGCCAGGGGTGAGGTGATCAGCGCCACATTTGACGAAATGGTGGAGAATCAGACCCATGTGGCTGAACTGGCCATGGAACGAGCGAAGCGTTTGGTTGAGGCAGGAACAGATGTCATCATCCTCCTGGACGGTATCACCCGCCTTACCAGGGCTTATAACCTGGGGGCTCCTTCCAGCGGAAGGACGCTCTCCGGTGGTATTGATCCGGCAGCCCTGTACCATCCAAAGCACTTCTTCGGCGCGGCTAGGAATATCGAGGAGGGCGGCAGTCTCACTATTCTGGCTACTTGCCTTATTGATACGGGCAGCCGTATGGACGACGTGATCTACGAAGAGTTCAAAGGCACCGGCAATATGGAGCTACACCTGGAGCGACGGCTCGCAGAGCGCCGCATCTTCCCTGCCATCGATATCCAGCGCAGTGGCACGAGACGCGAGGAACTGCTTGTAGATGAATTCACCTTGAAGCAGGCCTGGCTGCTGAGGCGCATGGCCCTCATGGTTTCGTCTGATTCATCCAGTTCGACAGATGCTACTCAACTTATTCTCGATCGCCTGGCAAAGACCAAGAACAATGCTGAGTTCCTGGCCACATTGAACAAAGAAATTTAA
- the pyrE gene encoding orotate phosphoribosyltransferase: MTSEAERIFREAGAVMEGHFQLTSGLHSPIYWEKFRVLEQPRYTERLCGMIVSHFQRQGVRLVAGPTTGGVIIAYEVARQLGVRNIFAERQGTARVFRRGFEITSGERVLVVDDVLTTGGSIREVIAEVKRKGGQLIGVGVLIDRSQEGVDFGFGAPLFCCYRTLVPTYKPDECPLCKEGIPLSKPGSGESQPA; the protein is encoded by the coding sequence GTGACCAGCGAAGCAGAGAGAATCTTTAGGGAAGCAGGTGCTGTGATGGAGGGGCATTTCCAGCTCACCTCAGGGCTGCACTCGCCGATATATTGGGAGAAGTTTCGGGTGCTGGAACAACCCCGCTACACAGAGCGGCTCTGCGGGATGATTGTGAGTCATTTTCAACGTCAGGGGGTCCGGCTGGTGGCTGGGCCGACGACCGGAGGAGTTATTATTGCTTATGAGGTGGCGAGGCAGCTTGGTGTGCGCAATATCTTCGCTGAGAGGCAGGGTACTGCGCGGGTCTTCCGCCGGGGGTTTGAGATCACTTCAGGGGAGAGAGTTCTGGTGGTGGATGATGTGTTGACCACAGGGGGCTCTATCCGTGAAGTTATAGCCGAGGTGAAGAGAAAGGGTGGGCAGTTGATAGGAGTGGGGGTTCTGATAGACAGAAGTCAGGAAGGGGTGGATTTTGGGTTTGGGGCCCCTCTTTTTTGTTGCTATCGAACGCTTGTTCCCACTTACAAACCGGATGAGTGTCCTTTGTGTAAGGAGGGAATACCCTTGTCAAAACCCGGCAGCGGGGAAAGCCAGCCTGCTTAA
- the lepB gene encoding signal peptidase I, with amino-acid sequence MTVLIILVVFAAVQFSMQSFRVEGWSMEPSFDDGEYLIVDKLTYRFTSPDRGDVVVLNSPEIPSRLLIKRIVGMPGDTVEIRGGEIYINGYKLEETPIEFARIPYRDFLKEVPQGEYFVVGDNRTATSGSHIFGPVPRENIVGKTWLSYWPLRDWGLSPSYAATTK; translated from the coding sequence TTGACTGTTCTCATAATACTGGTCGTCTTTGCTGCGGTTCAATTCAGCATGCAAAGTTTCAGGGTTGAAGGATGGAGCATGGAGCCGAGCTTTGACGATGGAGAGTATCTTATAGTAGATAAACTGACATACCGCTTCACCTCTCCGGATAGGGGTGATGTGGTTGTTTTGAACAGCCCGGAGATTCCAAGCCGGCTTCTTATCAAAAGGATAGTCGGGATGCCAGGTGATACGGTGGAGATCAGGGGGGGCGAGATTTACATAAATGGATATAAACTGGAAGAGACCCCAATTGAATTTGCCAGGATCCCTTACCGCGATTTTCTGAAAGAGGTTCCACAGGGTGAGTATTTTGTTGTTGGAGATAACCGTACGGCTACTAGTGGTTCCCATATCTTTGGCCCCGTGCCCCGCGAGAACATAGTGGGCAAGACGTGGCTTTCCTATTGGCCGCTGCGTGATTGGGGGCTCTCGCCCAGCTACGCCGCGACGACGAAATAG
- a CDS encoding sigma-70 family RNA polymerase sigma factor codes for MSMDDSDLAQGSKEGNLDSFNMLVERHQKTVYNVALRMLGDPSAAEDAAQDAFFSAWKNIRSFRGGNFRAWLLCITSNVCRDQLRKRKRHPSISLESLPFEPKESSSSESPEDHVLRREIRDQIQNGLANLPSEQRLAVILCDIQELSYEEIAQVMKCSLGTVRSRISRGRAQLRDYLLKRELLPPGFRLDK; via the coding sequence ATGAGCATGGACGACTCCGATCTTGCCCAGGGCAGTAAAGAGGGTAACCTCGACAGTTTTAACATGCTTGTCGAGCGTCACCAGAAGACAGTGTATAACGTTGCTTTGCGGATGTTAGGTGATCCCAGCGCTGCTGAAGATGCCGCCCAGGATGCCTTTTTCTCCGCCTGGAAGAACATCCGCAGCTTCAGGGGAGGCAATTTCAGGGCCTGGCTATTGTGCATCACCTCCAATGTCTGCCGAGACCAACTGCGCAAACGCAAGCGCCATCCTTCAATCTCACTGGAATCACTGCCATTTGAGCCCAAGGAATCGTCCTCCAGTGAATCTCCTGAGGATCACGTGCTGCGTCGGGAGATAAGAGATCAGATCCAGAACGGGCTGGCCAATCTCCCATCGGAGCAACGGCTGGCGGTCATTCTCTGCGATATCCAGGAGCTAAGCTACGAGGAGATCGCCCAGGTTATGAAGTGCTCCCTGGGAACAGTGAGATCACGCATCAGCCGAGGCAGAGCCCAGTTACGTGACTATCTTCTAAAGAGGGAACTTCTCCCTCCTGGATTTCGTTTAGATAAATAG
- a CDS encoding zf-HC2 domain-containing protein, whose amino-acid sequence MWRGFGRFKKINFGETNKTNERLSAYIDGRLNTQERIRLEQHLQTCQRCQDELDSFRATVDLLHQVPQVSPSRSFRVAQAEPAPRWAALPVLRLATGAAAVLLVLAFTADLTNLFATTPQPTEQRGSSSSQLSPGESDNENYSSDKAGQDDGVNGEGELSLSAGEEGRWLRPLEYSLSGTVVVLGGVAIIMWQKSRRERAREVSRSSELIK is encoded by the coding sequence ATGTGGCGAGGGTTTGGGCGATTCAAGAAAATTAATTTTGGGGAAACGAATAAAACGAATGAGAGGCTCTCTGCCTACATAGACGGGCGCTTGAACACTCAGGAGCGGATTCGTTTGGAGCAGCATCTCCAGACCTGTCAGCGCTGTCAGGACGAGCTTGATTCGTTTCGGGCCACGGTGGACCTGCTGCACCAGGTGCCCCAGGTATCACCCTCACGCAGCTTCAGGGTGGCCCAGGCTGAGCCAGCGCCGCGATGGGCAGCTTTGCCGGTGCTGCGGCTGGCTACAGGTGCAGCTGCTGTCTTGCTGGTGCTGGCGTTTACTGCCGATTTAACCAATCTCTTTGCAACAACCCCCCAACCAACAGAGCAAAGAGGCTCGTCATCCTCTCAATTGTCACCCGGAGAGAGCGATAATGAAAACTATTCATCCGATAAGGCAGGGCAGGACGACGGGGTAAACGGTGAAGGTGAGCTTAGCCTGTCAGCCGGGGAAGAGGGGCGCTGGCTGCGCCCGCTGGAGTACAGCCTGTCAGGAACAGTGGTTGTACTGGGAGGGGTGGCCATTATCATGTGGCAGAAGTCGAGGAGAGAAAGGGCAAGAGAGGTTTCCAGGAGCAGCGAGCTCATCAAATGA
- the ribD gene encoding bifunctional diaminohydroxyphosphoribosylaminopyrimidine deaminase/5-amino-6-(5-phosphoribosylamino)uracil reductase RibD gives MDYMDRALSLAKLALVHARPNPSVGAVIVRDGVIVGEGCTQPPGSSHAEVVALQQAGEKARGATMYVTLEPCCHHGRTPPCTKAIIEAGIAEVHLSIIDPNLQVCGRGKAELEAAGIKTHVGEHEEAAQELNEAYIKFVATGLPFVLAKFAMSLDGKIATKTGDSKWISGEQSRRYVHSLRSQVGAIMVGVDTIIKDDPQLTARAGLEGGQLEKQPLRVVVDSTGRTPPSARVLHLPGKTLIATTEEIEPARAKVLAQAGAEILKLPSKGGLVDLQELLQVLGKRQVISLMVEGGAAVFGSLFEQGLIDKVLAFIAPIIIGGEQAKNPVEGKGVEKLSQATNLTGMKVVKVGNDILVSGYVAR, from the coding sequence ATGGACTATATGGATCGTGCTCTTTCCCTGGCCAAGCTGGCTCTGGTACACGCCCGCCCCAACCCGTCCGTGGGGGCGGTGATAGTAAGGGATGGCGTGATAGTAGGAGAGGGTTGCACGCAACCACCGGGTTCAAGCCATGCTGAGGTGGTAGCCCTGCAGCAGGCAGGAGAAAAGGCCCGCGGAGCCACAATGTACGTTACCCTCGAGCCCTGCTGTCACCATGGCCGCACGCCTCCCTGCACCAAAGCTATCATTGAAGCCGGCATTGCCGAAGTCCACCTGTCTATAATCGATCCCAATCTTCAGGTCTGCGGCCGAGGAAAGGCTGAACTAGAGGCGGCGGGGATAAAAACACACGTCGGTGAACATGAGGAGGCCGCTCAGGAGCTTAACGAAGCCTATATCAAGTTTGTCGCCACAGGCTTGCCCTTTGTTCTTGCCAAATTCGCCATGAGCCTTGATGGGAAGATCGCTACCAAAACCGGCGATTCCAAATGGATAAGCGGGGAACAATCGAGGAGATATGTCCACAGCCTGCGAAGTCAGGTGGGTGCTATCATGGTGGGCGTCGATACTATCATTAAGGATGACCCCCAGCTGACAGCCCGGGCTGGTCTGGAAGGCGGGCAATTAGAGAAGCAGCCTTTGCGTGTGGTGGTGGACAGCACCGGTCGTACTCCGCCATCTGCGCGGGTGCTCCATCTACCCGGGAAGACCCTGATAGCAACAACCGAAGAGATAGAGCCAGCCAGGGCCAAGGTCCTTGCCCAGGCTGGTGCGGAGATTCTGAAACTGCCCTCAAAAGGTGGATTAGTAGACCTGCAAGAATTGCTGCAGGTCCTGGGCAAGAGGCAGGTCATCAGCCTGATGGTGGAGGGTGGCGCCGCTGTCTTTGGTTCACTGTTTGAACAAGGTCTGATAGACAAGGTACTTGCCTTTATCGCCCCTATCATTATCGGTGGAGAACAGGCAAAGAACCCGGTGGAAGGCAAGGGTGTCGAAAAGCTATCCCAGGCGACAAACCTGACCGGGATGAAGGTTGTGAAGGTGGGCAATGATATCCTGGTCAGCGGGTATGTTGCCCGGTAG
- a CDS encoding riboflavin synthase, with amino-acid sequence MFTGIVEETGTLKAMSSSRLTISAARVLEGTKPGDSMAVNGACLTVSAIDAASFSVDIMPETLKRTNLGLLHPGSTVNLERPLLVGGRLGGHLVQGHVDATGKVISLIPEGGAVIARFAVPPEVLRYVVEKGFIAVDGVSLTVTGYDKTSLSVSLVAYTLKNTIMGTKRVGDLVNLEVDIIAKYVGKCGEGPGGLTLDFLNEHGFSATGSPS; translated from the coding sequence TTGTTTACCGGCATCGTTGAAGAAACAGGCACCTTAAAGGCAATGAGTTCGAGCAGGTTGACTATTTCTGCTGCCAGGGTGCTTGAGGGAACAAAGCCTGGTGACAGCATGGCCGTTAATGGAGCATGCCTCACAGTGAGTGCCATCGATGCTGCATCTTTCTCCGTGGACATCATGCCCGAGACCCTGAAGCGCACCAATCTGGGGTTGCTGCACCCCGGTTCCACGGTGAACCTGGAAAGGCCTCTATTGGTAGGCGGACGTCTGGGAGGACACCTGGTACAGGGGCATGTGGACGCAACAGGCAAGGTCATCTCACTAATACCGGAAGGAGGAGCTGTCATTGCCAGATTTGCCGTCCCTCCGGAGGTGTTGCGATACGTGGTGGAGAAGGGCTTTATTGCTGTTGATGGCGTCAGCCTTACAGTCACAGGTTACGACAAGACTTCATTAAGCGTTTCCCTGGTCGCTTATACACTCAAAAACACCATTATGGGCACCAAGCGCGTCGGAGACCTGGTGAATCTAGAGGTAGATATCATCGCCAAATATGTGGGAAAATGTGGAGAGGGACCTGGTGGGCTCACCCTGGATTTCCTCAACGAGCATGGTTTCTCAGCCACCGGGTCTCCTTCTTGA
- a CDS encoding bifunctional 3,4-dihydroxy-2-butanone-4-phosphate synthase/GTP cyclohydrolase II produces the protein MGLATIPEAIEDIKAGKILIVVDDESRENEGDLAIAAEKITPDAINFMSKEARGLICLPIMGDRLEELRIPMMVQDNTSRFSTAFTVSIEAKHGVTTGISAQDRATTIKTVINPATKSDDIARPGHVFPIKARPGGVLVRAGHTEAIVDLARLAGLYPAGVICEIMNEDGSMARLRQLEEMATKYNMKMVSVADLITYRRRHEKLVHRVAEAKLPTKYGEFTIMAYRSTIDPDEHVALVKGDVSTEEPVLVRVHSECLTGDVFGSLRCDCGQQMAMAMQAMAKEGRGVFLYMRQEGRGIGLHNKLRAYALQDQGVDTVEANELLGFAADLRDYGIGAQILTDIGLERIRLLTNNPRKVVGLEGHGLKVVETVPIVVPPNSYNASYLKTKGAKLGHHFVAE, from the coding sequence ATGGGACTGGCCACGATTCCCGAGGCAATCGAGGATATTAAAGCTGGCAAGATACTCATCGTCGTTGATGATGAGAGCCGGGAGAACGAGGGCGATCTGGCTATAGCCGCAGAGAAGATTACCCCTGATGCCATCAATTTCATGTCCAAAGAGGCACGGGGGCTGATCTGCCTGCCCATTATGGGCGACAGGCTGGAAGAGCTCAGGATTCCCATGATGGTCCAAGACAACACATCCAGATTTTCCACTGCCTTCACGGTATCTATTGAGGCAAAACACGGCGTAACCACCGGCATCTCTGCCCAGGACCGGGCCACCACCATAAAAACGGTAATTAACCCGGCTACAAAGTCAGATGATATCGCCAGGCCGGGTCATGTTTTTCCGATAAAGGCCAGGCCGGGAGGGGTCTTAGTGCGCGCCGGCCATACGGAAGCCATAGTTGATCTGGCCAGATTAGCCGGGCTTTACCCCGCCGGGGTCATCTGTGAGATTATGAACGAGGATGGCTCCATGGCCCGTCTCCGTCAACTGGAGGAGATGGCTACCAAGTACAACATGAAGATGGTCAGTGTGGCCGACCTCATCACCTACCGCCGCCGTCACGAGAAGCTGGTGCATCGGGTAGCCGAGGCCAAGCTGCCCACAAAATACGGCGAGTTCACTATCATGGCCTACAGGAGCACTATCGATCCCGACGAGCATGTAGCCCTGGTTAAGGGCGATGTCTCCACTGAAGAACCGGTACTGGTGCGGGTGCACAGCGAGTGCCTCACCGGTGACGTTTTTGGCAGCCTCCGCTGCGACTGCGGCCAGCAGATGGCTATGGCGATGCAAGCCATGGCCAAGGAAGGGAGAGGGGTCTTTCTCTACATGCGGCAGGAAGGCAGGGGTATCGGACTCCACAACAAGCTGCGTGCCTATGCTCTCCAGGACCAGGGGGTAGACACTGTGGAAGCCAATGAGCTTCTGGGCTTCGCTGCCGACCTGCGTGATTATGGGATAGGAGCTCAGATTCTGACCGATATCGGCCTGGAACGCATTCGTTTGCTGACGAACAATCCCAGAAAGGTAGTGGGTTTGGAAGGGCACGGCCTCAAGGTAGTGGAAACGGTACCGATTGTGGTGCCACCAAATTCCTATAACGCCTCTTATCTGAAAACAAAGGGCGCGAAGCTGGGACATCATTTTGTGGCTGAATAA